The DNA region CACAAACACAGATAGTAGAAGAGGCTATAAAACAGTTTTATGAAAACGAAAACAAACAGAAGTTTGAAGTGGAACTATATAAAAAGGAAAATGAACAACTGAAGTTAGTGTTGAATACTTTACAGATGACCATTAAAGAAAAAGATGAGAAGTATCAAGACATGAAACAAAACTATGAACAAAGAATAGCAGAATTAAAGTCCTTTATAGAGGTTAATAGCAAAAAATGGTGGCAATTTTGGAAGTGATGGAATTTTATTATCACTTCTTCTTTTTTTTGCGGCTTTAGTCCTTGATTCTACTTGATACTACATTAGACACACTAATGTAAACCAATTAAACGGGAAAATAAGTAATAACAATAACTTGCACGGGTTGAAAATTTGTGT from Persephonella sp. includes:
- a CDS encoding ribbon-helix-helix protein, CopG family, which produces MAKIMKQFRLQQEIIDILEELSNKTGKTQTQIVEEAIKQFYENENKQKFEVELYKKENEQLKLVLNTLQMTIKEKDEKYQDMKQNYEQRIAELKSFIEVNSKKWWQFWK